In one window of Denticeps clupeoides chromosome 2, fDenClu1.1, whole genome shotgun sequence DNA:
- the LOC114774715 gene encoding zona pellucida sperm-binding protein 3-like — MVTVKPHLIQLKNWVGSGGQLQDPGSVQQQLLGPVKELTWKFPQMPVEPTSPPVQFQLREPVSVSSVAATCDENMVHVQVKKDLFGSGELIQASDISLGGCGVTGEDSVAQLLYFQSYLQACGSQVVMTNDSLVYSFSLTYIPRAISDTSAPIVRTSGAVIRIECHYLRLHNVSSNALQPAWIPYAATKTAEELLVFSLKLMTDDWKFERPSNVYYMGDLIHFEASVKQYNHVPLRVFVDTCVVTAVPDAAAAPSYLFIQNHGCLVDSKLTGSSSRYLPRTQDFKLQFQLEAFRFQQGDTGSLFITCLLKATAAASPTDAEHKACSFVGHKWAGAGGEDQLCSCCDGSCGSRKARDLTSVSDSGWEKEISLGPLFIKG; from the exons ATGGTGACGGTGAAACCGCAcctgattcaactcaagaactgggtg ggATCAGGGGGGCAGCTTCAAGATCCTGGAagtgtccagcagcagctgcttggcccagtaaaggagctgacctggaagtttcCTCAGATGCCAGTAGAGCCCACGTCCCCCCCAGTGCAGTtccagctgagggagccggtatcagtcagcagtgtggcagctacctgtgacgagaatatggtgcacgtgcaggttaagaaggacctgtttggttctggagagctcatccaggcatcagacatctcactaggaggctgtggggtgactggagaagattctgtggctcagctgctgtattttcagtcctatttgcaggcctgtggcagccaagtagtg atgaccaacgattccctggtttattccttttctctgaCCTACATCCCAAGAGCCATTTCTGACACTTCTGCTCCAATAGTCAGAACCAGTGGTGCTGTAATTAggattgaatgccactatttgag GcttcacaatgtgagtagcaatgccctgcagcctgcctggatcccatatgctgctactaaaactgcagaggagctgctggtcTTCTCTCTCAAGCTCATGACTG ATGATTGgaagtttgagaggccttccaacgtctattacatgggagatctgatccattttgaggcttctgtcaagcagtacaaccatgtccccctccgggtgtttgttgatacCTGTGTGGTCACCGCTGTCCctgatgcagctgctgctcccagttatctcttcattcagaaccatgg GTGTCTGGTTGActccaagctcactggctcatCTTCTCGCTACCTGCCccgtacacaggatttcaagctccagttccagctggaggctttcaggtttcagcagggggACACTGGCTCT CTGTTCATCACTTGCTTGCTGAAGGCAACAGCGGCTGCTTCCCcgactgatgctgagcacaaggcctgttcttttgtagGACACAA gtgggctggtgcaggtggagaggaccaactgtgtagctgctgtgatggttcttgtgggtccaggaaggcaagagatctgacctctgtctcag ATTCTGGATGGGAGAAAGAAATATCTTTGGGACCGTTGTTCATCAAAGgttga
- the LOC114774732 gene encoding zona pellucida sperm-binding protein 3-like encodes MPQVPARPPFAPSPQGSGGQLQDPGSVQQQLLGPVKELTWKFPQMPVEPTSPPVQFQLREPVSVSSVAATCDENMVHVQVKKDLFGSGELIQASDISLGGCGVTGEDSVAQLLYFQSYLQACGSQVVMTNDSLVYSFSLTYIPRAISDTSAPIVRTSGAVIGIECHYLRLHNVSSNALQPAWVPYAATKTAEELLVFSLKLMTDDWKFERPSNVYYMGDLIHFEASVKQYNHVPLRVFVDTCVVTAVPDAAAAPSYLFIQNHGCLVDSKLTGSSSRFLPRTQDFKLQFQLEAFRFQQGDTGSLFITCLLKATAAASPTDAEHKACSFVGHKWAGAGGEDQ; translated from the exons atgcctcaggttcctgCACGTCCCCCGTTTGCTCCTTCGCCTCAGGGATCAGGTGGGCAGCTTCAAGATCCTGGAAGTGTCCAGCAACAGTTGcttggcccagtaaaggagctgacctggaagtttcCTCAGATGCCAGTAGAGCCCACGTCCCCCCCAGTGCAGTtccagctgagggagccggtatcagtcagcagtgtggcagctacctgtgacgagaatatggtgcacgtgcaggttaagaaggacctgtttggttctggagagctcatccaggcatcagacatctcactaggaggctgtggggtgactggagaagattctgtggctcagctgctgtattttcagtcctatttgcaggcctgtggcagccaagtagtg ATGACCAACGATtccctggtttattccttttctctgaCCTACATCCCAAGAGCCATTTCTGACACTTCTGCTCCAATAGTCAGAACCAGTGGTGCTGTAATTGggattgaatgccactatttgag GcttcacaatgtgagtagcaatgccctgcagcctgcctgggtcccatatgctgctactaaaactgcagaggagctgctggtcTTCTCTCTCAAGCTCATGACTG ATGATTGgaagtttgagaggccttccaacgtctattacatgggagatctgatccattttgaggcttctgtcaagcagtacaaccatgtccccctccgggtgtttgttgatacCTGTGTGGTCACCGCTGTCCctgatgcagctgctgctcccagttatctcttcattcagaaccatgg GTGTCTGGTTGActccaagctcactggctcatcttctcgcttcctgccccgtacacaggatttcaagctccagttccagctggaggctttcaggtttcagcagggggACACTGGCTCT CTGTTCATCACTTGCTTGCTGAAGGCAACAGCGGCTGCTTCCCcgactgatgctgagcacaaggcctgttcttttgtagGACACAA gtgggctggtgcaggtggagaggaccaa